The proteins below are encoded in one region of Hordeum vulgare subsp. vulgare chromosome 3H, MorexV3_pseudomolecules_assembly, whole genome shotgun sequence:
- the LOC123444117 gene encoding wax ester synthase/diacylglycerol acyltransferase 11-like — MDRRRGSALRKRPPAIDAARAETGRGGESEVGEEEEPVSPTGRLFREPHFSCYIVSVFGLGARVDLAAVRAGLEATLARHPRFCSVQVIDELEEDARPKWVRTTVNLDDHVIVPHLDPTATSADPDRALEKYVSSLSTLPMDHSRPLWELHVLDFPTSDAAAAVVLRVHHSVGDGVSLLSLFIACTRRAADQGALPELPATGAPRRAGPVHALPSRPRHRPRSSWGALAFLAAWVASLLVLAWHTLVDVACFAATATAMLGDPPTLFKGAEGVEFRPKRFVNRTLSLDDVKYVKNTMSCTVNDVLLGVTSAALSRFYFRKTEESSRKSIKVRSTLLVNLRKTPGLHALATMMESGKDNGAEWGNRLGYMILPFHIAMHDDPLEYVRKATKVARRKKSSMESVFTYWSASVIMKIFGIKAAASLCYGMMRNTTLSFSNMAGPSEQVVFYGHPIVYIAPSVYGHPHALTMHYQSYMNIIKLVLATEEEQFPDAHELLDDFAESLKLIREAASAKNTRHK; from the exons ATGGATCGCCGCCGCGGGAGCGCGCTGCGGAAGCGGCCGCCGGCGATAGACGCGGCGCGCGCGGAGACGGGGAGGGGCGGCGAGAGCGAGGTGGGCGAGGAAGAGGAGCCGGTGAGCCCGACGGGGCGGCTGTTCCGGGAGCCGCACTTCAGCTGCTACATCGTGTCCGTGTTCGGCCTCGGCGCGCGGGTCGACCTGGCCGCCGTGCGGGCCGGGCTCGAGGCCACCCTCGCGCGCCACCCACGCTTCTGCAGCGTCCAG GTGATTGACGAGCTGGAGGAGGACGCGAGGCCGAAGTGGGTCCGGACCACGGTGAACCTCGACGACCACGTCATCGTACCGCACCTGGACCCCACCGCCACGTCGGCAGACCCAGACAGGGCCCTTGAGAAGTACGTGTCGTCTCTGTCCACGCTCCCCATGGACCACTCCCGCCCGCTCTGGGAGCTGCACGTCCTCGACTTCCCCACCtccgacgccgccgccgccgtcgtgctCCGCGTGCACCACTCCGTCGGCGACGGCGTCTCGCTGCTGTCCCTCTTCATCGCCTGCACCCGCCGCGCCGCGGACCAGGGCGCGCTGCCGGAGCTGCCGGCCACCGGCGCACCCCGTCGCGCCGGCCCCGTGCACGCCCTGCCTTCGCGCCCGCGCCACCGGCCGCGGTCGTCATGGGGCGCCCTGGCGTTCCTCGCCGCGTGGGTCGCGTCGTTGCTCGTGCTCGCGTGGCACACGCTGGTGGACGTCGCGTGCTTCgccgcgacggcgacggcgatgctGGGCGACCCGCCAACGCTGTTCAAGGGCGCGGAGGGCGTGGAGTTCCGGCCCAAGCGCTTCGTGAACCGCACGCTCAGCCTCGACGACGTCAAGTACGTCAAGAACACCATGAGCTGC ACTGTGAACGATGTGCTGCTTGGAGTGACGTCTGCGGCATTGTCTCGGTTTTATTTTCGGAAAACAG AAGAAAGtagcagaaagagcatcaaggtgCGGTCCACTCTGCTTGTTAACCTGAGGAAGACGCCCGGCCTACAT GCATTGGCTACAATGATGGAATCCGGCAAGGACAACGGCGCGGAGTGGGGCAATCGGCTTGGCTACATGATACTCCCGTTCCACATAGCCATGCACGACGACCCTCTCGAGTACGTCCGGAAGGCCACCAAGGTTGCGCGCAGGAAGAAGAGCTCCATGGAATCGGTCTTCACCTACTGGAGCGCGTCGGTGATAATGAAAATCTTTGGAATCAAG GCAGCAGCTTCTCTGTGCTACGGCATGATGAGGAACACCACCCTGTCCTTCTCCAACATGGCCGGCCCAAGCGAGCAGGTGGTGTTCTACGGCCACCCAATTGTCTACATTGCGCCCAGCGTCTATGGCCACCCACAT GCACTGACCATGCATTATCAGAGTTACATGAACATTATCAAGCTAGTGCTAGCAACAGAGGAGGAACAGTTTCCGGATGCTCATGAGCTTCTGGATGACTTTGCCGAGTCTCTCAAGCTCATTCGGGAGGCAGCTTCAGCGAAAAACACGAGACACAAATAA